From the Anguilla anguilla isolate fAngAng1 chromosome 8, fAngAng1.pri, whole genome shotgun sequence genome, one window contains:
- the LOC118232833 gene encoding chemokine XC receptor 1-like, giving the protein MASALTASPLSDGFQATTDYSYDYDYNDNGSLVTLGEDEPQQFGGTFSGVLYTLIFILSLVGNSFLLWALLVREDLRKTTTLFLLQLAVSDLLLTLTLPFWAVYHLHHWVFGMPGCHLLVFLFFLGFYGYMAFLAAVTVDRYLAVVHAVRMLRLPSRLCVALSSASLWLVCVIASIPEAVHSETVEYGGETQCQAVRQQLHLELLGYAVQVSLFFLLPFALILFCYARIWATVSRCRSARRAQAVRLIFCMVLGFFACWAPYNVVLILGALQLLGCPGLTGPEAKERLAYAYYVCHTLAYCHCFLNPALHVFGSGRFRSYLSVRRHSDRGRSLTLTTQHSVQRGSTSRQ; this is encoded by the coding sequence ATGGCGTCTGCTCTCACAGCCTCTCCCTTGTCTGACGGATTCCAAGCCACCACGGATTACAGTTACGACTACGACTACAACGACAACGGCTCTTTGGTGACCCTGGGGGAGGACGAGCCCCAGCAATTTGGCGGGACGTTCTCCGGTGTTCTGTACACCCTGATCTTCATCCTCAGCCTGGTGGGGAACAGCTTCCTGCTCTGGGCTCTGCTGGTGCGGGAGGACCTGAGGAAGACCACCACGCTCTTCCTCCTGCAGCTGGCCGTGTCCGACCTGCTGCTCACGCTGACACTGCCCTTCTGGGCCGTCTATCACCTGCACCACTGGGTCTTCGGCATGCCCGGCTGCCacctcctcgtcttcctcttcttcctgggCTTCTACGGCTACATGGCGTTCCTGGCGGCGGTGACGGTGGACCGCTACCTGGCCGTGGTCCACGCCGTGCGGATGCTGCGGCTGCCGTCTCGGCTGTGCGTCGCGCTCTCCAGCGCCTCCCTGTGGCTGGTGTGCGTCATCGCGAGCATCCCGGAGGCGGTGCACTCCGAGACTGTGGAGTACGGGGGCGAGACGCAGTGCCAGGCGGTGCGTCAGCAGCTGCACCTGGAGCTGCTGGGATACGCCGTGCAGGTCAGCctgttcttcctcctccccttcgCCCTCATCCTCTTCTGCTACGCGCGCATCTGGGCCACCGTGTCCAGGTGCAGGTCGGCCAGGCGGGCGCAGGCCGTGCGGCTGATCTTCTGCATGGTGCTGGGGTTCTTCGCCTGCTGGGCGCCCTACAACGTGGTGCTGATCCTGGGCGCCCTGCAGCTCCTGGGCTGCCCCGGGCTGACGGGGCCCGAGGCCAAAGAGAGGCTGGCGTATGCGTACTACGTGTGCCACACCCTGGCCTACTGCCACTGCTTCCTCAACCCCGCCCTCCACGTCTTCGGCAGCGGAAGGTTCCGCAGTTACCTCTCCGTCCGTCGCCACAGCGACCGGGGGAGGAGCCTGACACTCACCACTCAGCACAGTGTCCAGCGAGGTTCCACCTCCCGTCAGTGA